In a genomic window of Thermodesulfobacteriota bacterium:
- the mltF gene encoding membrane-bound lytic murein transglycosylase MltF, producing MNNGSTKKVFSSSSSSSVSAKVVRSVLAVLSLSFFLQGCSSPPAENHIGDIEEIVARKVLRVIVRPEPVAFVPRGNYPAALERTIARELAAELGVELELVVAEDYAGIIDKLLDGEGDIVATGLTVTKARKRRAAFSTPYLYVDELLITRTGDDMPKGPEELKGRDVCVRKSSSYFQTLTAPGSRVPGLKIREMPELLPTEEIADLVAGGLCFATVADSNYWEAISGGYDNLSAPFALSTRRPIALAMRPGARGLKKKVNEFLISRALTGGYEALHADDLNGLKSRKVLRMLTRNNAMTYYIYRGTQVGFEYELVRRFAEEHDLRLDVVIPPGHEDLIPWLNQGRGDIVAAALTITPERAERAAFTEPYNEVREVVVVREDYGEVAASEDLVGKVVYVRESSSFYETLVDLREVVPGFEIALLPEDLETEEILKGVEEGEWDITVSDSNLLEVERSYGRKLRAAFELKDTELGWAVRRENEGLLEALNAYIAREQKQGTVRIMKGKYFENRRTIRRAHQKFRSDTSGRISPYDDLAKKYADRYGLDWRLVSAQIYRESGFDPNTVSWAGAVGLMQLMPETARELGVSDVYEPEQSIRAGTKYMSRLIRRIDGDVALEDRLLFALAAYNVGYSHLTDARRLAARKGWSPDRWFGSVERAMLLLEKPEYYRKARYGYCRGSEPVAYVRDVQELYDAYVEHVPQ from the coding sequence ATGAACAACGGCTCTACAAAAAAGGTTTTTTCCTCTTCCTCTTCCTCTTCCGTATCCGCAAAAGTCGTCCGGTCCGTCCTTGCCGTACTCTCCCTTTCTTTTTTCCTTCAGGGTTGTTCCTCCCCCCCGGCGGAGAACCATATCGGGGACATCGAAGAGATAGTGGCCAGAAAGGTCTTGAGGGTCATCGTGCGGCCCGAGCCAGTGGCGTTCGTCCCCAGGGGCAACTACCCCGCGGCGCTGGAAAGGACCATAGCCCGCGAGCTTGCCGCCGAACTCGGCGTGGAGCTCGAACTGGTCGTTGCCGAAGACTACGCCGGTATAATCGATAAGCTCCTCGACGGGGAGGGGGACATCGTGGCCACGGGCCTTACCGTGACCAAGGCGAGGAAGAGGAGGGCGGCCTTTTCCACGCCATACCTTTACGTGGACGAACTTCTTATTACCCGTACCGGCGACGACATGCCAAAGGGTCCGGAGGAGCTTAAGGGAAGAGATGTATGCGTCAGGAAGTCGAGCTCCTACTTCCAGACCCTTACGGCCCCGGGCAGCCGGGTCCCCGGGCTCAAGATACGCGAGATGCCCGAGCTCCTTCCCACAGAAGAGATCGCGGACCTTGTGGCCGGGGGGTTGTGTTTCGCCACGGTGGCGGATTCGAACTACTGGGAGGCAATCTCCGGGGGCTACGACAACCTGAGCGCGCCTTTCGCCCTCTCCACCAGACGGCCCATCGCGCTGGCCATGCGGCCCGGGGCAAGGGGGCTTAAGAAGAAGGTAAACGAGTTCCTGATCTCCCGCGCCCTTACGGGCGGCTACGAGGCCCTTCACGCCGACGATCTGAACGGGCTCAAGAGCCGGAAAGTACTCCGCATGCTGACCCGCAACAACGCCATGACCTACTACATCTACCGGGGTACCCAGGTAGGCTTCGAGTACGAGCTCGTAAGGCGCTTCGCCGAGGAACACGACTTGAGGCTCGACGTCGTCATCCCCCCGGGCCACGAGGACCTCATCCCCTGGCTTAACCAGGGCCGCGGCGACATAGTCGCCGCGGCCCTTACCATAACCCCGGAGCGCGCCGAAAGGGCCGCCTTTACCGAGCCGTATAACGAGGTCCGGGAGGTCGTGGTCGTAAGGGAAGACTACGGCGAGGTCGCCGCTTCCGAGGACCTCGTCGGCAAGGTCGTTTACGTGAGAGAGAGCAGCTCTTTTTACGAGACCCTCGTGGACCTCCGGGAAGTCGTGCCGGGTTTCGAGATAGCCCTCCTGCCCGAGGACCTTGAGACCGAAGAGATACTTAAGGGGGTCGAGGAGGGGGAGTGGGACATCACCGTAAGCGACTCGAACCTGCTGGAGGTCGAGCGGAGCTACGGGCGGAAGCTCAGGGCGGCCTTCGAGCTCAAGGACACCGAGCTCGGCTGGGCCGTACGCCGGGAGAACGAAGGGCTCCTGGAGGCGCTCAACGCCTACATTGCGAGGGAGCAGAAGCAGGGGACGGTCAGGATAATGAAGGGAAAGTACTTCGAGAACAGGAGGACTATCCGCAGGGCCCATCAGAAGTTCCGCTCCGACACGAGCGGCAGGATATCCCCCTACGACGACCTCGCGAAGAAGTACGCGGACAGATACGGGCTCGACTGGCGGCTCGTATCGGCGCAGATCTACCGGGAGTCCGGCTTCGACCCGAATACGGTCAGCTGGGCCGGCGCGGTGGGGCTCATGCAACTCATGCCCGAGACGGCAAGGGAACTGGGTGTCAGTGACGTATACGAGCCGGAGCAGTCCATACGCGCGGGGACCAAGTACATGAGCAGGCTTATCCGGAGGATCGACGGGGACGTAGCGCTGGAGGACCGGTTGCTGTTCGCCCTGGCCGCGTACAACGTCGGCTACAGCCACTTGACCGACGCCAGAAGGCTGGCCGCCAGGAAGGGCTGGTCTCCGGACAGGTGGTTCGGCAGCGTCGAGAGGGCCATGCTGCTTCTCGAAAAGCCGGAGTACTACCGTAAGGCGCGCTATGGCTACTGCCGCGGCTCCGAGCCCGTGGCGTACGTAAGGGACGTCCAGGAACTCTATGATGCGTACGTGGAGCACGTGCCGCAGTGA
- a CDS encoding septum formation initiator family protein has translation MNRKALAGNKLYIALFIVTIVAITLMAVFGENGLVDVYGFRAERDGLLARNMAIEVENEKLAEEIRLLKTDRRYIAAVARKELGMIGKNEIIYKTEEK, from the coding sequence ATGAACAGAAAGGCCCTGGCCGGGAATAAGCTCTACATAGCCCTCTTTATCGTCACCATCGTGGCCATTACGCTCATGGCGGTATTCGGCGAGAATGGGCTCGTGGACGTATACGGCTTCAGGGCGGAGAGGGACGGGCTCCTGGCCCGGAACATGGCCATCGAGGTGGAGAACGAAAAGCTCGCCGAAGAGATACGACTCCTTAAGACCGACCGCCGCTACATCGCAGCGGTCGCCAGAAAAGAGCTCGGCATGATAGGAAAAAACGAGATCATCTACAAGACCGAAGAGAAGTAA